In Saccharothrix syringae, the following are encoded in one genomic region:
- a CDS encoding FAD-dependent oxidoreductase: MRVTVIGGGIGGPVAAMALRRAGFEATVHERYDRVADGTGGALSIAPNGLQALDVIGVADAVRDIGTPMTAMAVQSWTGRTLAAFGSEPPQLLVWRGDLHRVLRETALARGIAFEHGRELVDVADRGTHVTARFADGTGVDADLLVGADGIRSTVRRLIDPAAPAPRYAGLLGFGARMARTGEPPTGGTMRLVFGKRAFFGYQVHDDGSGGWFANLPREEPLSTAEARATDPARWLAVLREVFADDRTPACRMIDRLDPADLVVTGALEDVPTVPTWSRGRVVLVGDAAHATSPSSGQGASLAFESAVQLARCLRDLPHEEAFRAYERLRRTRVERIIAQAARTNGSKAAGPVARVLRDLLMPLAVKFADPRRFTWQFDHRIDWDDVVTAAGGGVAAAGRAVRS, encoded by the coding sequence ATGAGGGTGACCGTGATCGGCGGTGGCATCGGGGGACCGGTCGCCGCCATGGCGTTGCGGCGGGCCGGGTTCGAGGCGACCGTCCACGAGCGGTACGACCGCGTGGCCGACGGGACCGGCGGGGCGTTGAGCATCGCGCCCAACGGCCTGCAGGCCCTGGACGTGATCGGGGTGGCGGACGCCGTGCGCGACATCGGCACGCCGATGACCGCCATGGCCGTGCAGAGCTGGACCGGCCGGACGCTGGCCGCGTTCGGCAGCGAACCGCCCCAGCTCCTGGTGTGGCGCGGCGACCTCCACCGCGTGCTGCGCGAGACCGCCCTGGCCCGCGGGATTGCCTTCGAGCACGGCAGGGAACTCGTCGACGTCGCGGACCGCGGCACGCACGTCACCGCGCGCTTCGCCGACGGCACCGGGGTCGACGCCGACCTGCTGGTGGGCGCCGACGGCATCCGGTCGACGGTGCGCCGGCTGATCGACCCGGCCGCGCCCGCACCGCGCTACGCGGGCCTGCTCGGGTTCGGCGCCCGCATGGCGCGCACCGGCGAGCCCCCGACCGGCGGCACCATGCGCCTGGTCTTCGGCAAGCGCGCGTTCTTCGGCTACCAGGTCCACGACGACGGCTCCGGCGGCTGGTTCGCCAACCTGCCGCGCGAGGAACCGCTGTCCACCGCCGAAGCCCGCGCCACCGATCCCGCGCGGTGGCTGGCCGTGCTGCGCGAGGTCTTCGCCGACGACCGCACCCCCGCCTGCCGGATGATCGACCGGCTCGACCCGGCCGACCTGGTGGTGACCGGCGCGCTGGAGGACGTGCCGACCGTGCCGACGTGGAGCCGGGGCCGGGTGGTCCTGGTCGGCGACGCGGCGCACGCCACCTCGCCCAGCTCCGGCCAGGGCGCGTCCCTGGCGTTCGAGAGCGCGGTGCAGCTGGCCCGCTGCCTGCGCGACCTGCCGCACGAGGAGGCGTTCCGCGCCTACGAACGGCTGCGCCGCACCAGGGTCGAGCGGATCATCGCCCAGGCCGCCCGCACGAACGGCAGCAAGGCCGCCGGTCCGGTCGCGCGCGTCCTGCGGGACCTGCTGATGCCCCTGGCGGTGAAGTTCGCCGACCCCAGGAGGTTCACCTGGCAGTTCGACCACCGGATCGACTGGGACGACGTGGTCACCGCCGCCGGGGGCGGGGTGGCCGCGGCCGGTCGCGCGGTGCGGTCGTGA
- a CDS encoding helix-turn-helix domain-containing protein, which translates to MTTRWWEYVETNLRNRGLSPGDLSEMANVDRSRISEWKRGKGVSLETARAVARVFEVSPLEAWVAAELITDEEARLQRARPDPADFSDQELITELTRRLKRASG; encoded by the coding sequence GTGACCACGCGCTGGTGGGAGTACGTCGAGACCAATCTCCGCAACCGCGGGCTGAGTCCGGGCGACCTGTCCGAGATGGCCAACGTCGACCGCAGCCGCATCAGCGAGTGGAAGAGGGGCAAGGGCGTCTCCCTGGAGACGGCCCGCGCGGTGGCCCGCGTGTTCGAGGTGAGCCCCCTGGAGGCGTGGGTCGCCGCCGAGCTGATCACCGACGAGGAGGCGCGGCTCCAGCGGGCCCGCCCCGACCCGGCGGACTTCAGCGACCAGGAGCTGATCACCGAGCTGACCCGTCGGCTCAAGCGCGCCTCCGGCTGA
- a CDS encoding PadR family transcriptional regulator, which produces MAKRKVGNLLGLAVLGYLVQRPMHPYELSRSMREHGDDRSIKFTHGSLYMVFGQLAKAGFITEHETSREGQRPERTVYALTDAGRAELKDWMRELVAEPAHERPHFVAALSMIGALHPDEVTGLLNDRLSALGRQRDEARAIVEGADAHPLFLVEEEYRVALLDAEIAFVHGFLARIGDWRALWAGFHDKDLHDKDFHDKDFPGRDSHDKDFHDEGD; this is translated from the coding sequence GTGGCCAAGCGCAAGGTCGGGAACCTGCTCGGACTGGCGGTGCTCGGGTACCTGGTCCAACGACCCATGCACCCCTACGAGCTGAGCCGGTCCATGCGCGAGCACGGGGACGACCGCAGCATCAAGTTCACCCACGGCTCGCTCTACATGGTGTTCGGGCAGCTCGCGAAGGCCGGGTTCATCACCGAGCACGAGACGTCCCGGGAGGGGCAGCGGCCCGAGCGCACGGTGTACGCGCTGACCGACGCCGGTCGGGCGGAGCTGAAGGACTGGATGCGGGAGCTGGTCGCCGAACCGGCGCACGAGCGCCCGCACTTCGTGGCGGCGCTGTCGATGATCGGCGCGCTGCACCCGGACGAGGTCACCGGCCTCCTGAACGACCGGTTGAGCGCGTTGGGCAGGCAGCGCGACGAGGCGAGGGCGATCGTCGAGGGCGCCGACGCCCACCCGCTGTTCCTCGTGGAGGAGGAGTACCGCGTCGCGCTGCTCGACGCCGAGATCGCGTTCGTCCACGGCTTCCTGGCGCGCATCGGGGACTGGCGCGCGCTGTGGGCGGGCTTCCACGACAAGGACTTGCACGACAAGGACTTCCACGACAAGGACTTCCCGGGCAGGGACTCGCACGACAAGGACTTCCACGACGAGGGGGACTGA
- a CDS encoding sensor histidine kinase, with amino-acid sequence MRALLKSVWDEPRPPGPPPRSRTDVALVCALVAGAVLEGLFRPDLPWRLVPVLLTVALAPTLLWRRTRPLPVVVVAFGGCALVSVLLGVEPELNSTAFMLLLVHALVRWGAGREIVLGLAVVLARIGLSAVLGRLEPTDALGGLVVLGAVGALAAASRYRSGARSRELERAKLLERERLARDLHDTVAHHVSAMAIRAQAGLAVAATRPDAASEALRVIEAEASRALTEMRAIVRVLRDDRPAELSPNPTVADLVRLADGHRAGPVVDVRVDGDVDDLPAPVGTAVYRLAQESVTNALRHARRATRVEVRVTADDTSVRLRVTDDGEAGPVSPSGYGLHGMTERAGLLGGTCEAGPGPGGGWTVTAVLPRGGAGR; translated from the coding sequence GTGCGCGCCCTGCTCAAGTCGGTGTGGGACGAACCCCGCCCACCCGGACCGCCACCGAGGTCCCGGACGGACGTGGCGCTCGTGTGCGCGCTCGTCGCGGGCGCGGTGCTCGAAGGGCTGTTCCGGCCGGACCTGCCGTGGCGGCTCGTCCCGGTCCTGCTCACGGTCGCGCTGGCGCCCACGCTGCTGTGGCGCCGCACCAGGCCGTTGCCCGTCGTCGTGGTCGCCTTCGGCGGGTGCGCCCTGGTCTCGGTGCTGCTGGGCGTCGAGCCCGAGCTGAACTCGACGGCCTTCATGCTGCTCCTGGTGCACGCCCTGGTCCGCTGGGGCGCGGGCCGCGAGATCGTCCTGGGCCTGGCGGTCGTCCTGGCCAGGATCGGCCTCTCCGCAGTCCTGGGGCGCCTGGAGCCGACCGACGCTCTGGGTGGGCTGGTGGTGCTGGGCGCGGTCGGCGCGCTCGCCGCGGCCTCCCGGTACCGGTCCGGGGCGCGGTCGCGCGAGCTGGAGCGGGCCAAGCTGCTCGAACGGGAGCGGCTGGCCCGCGACCTGCACGACACCGTCGCCCACCACGTCTCGGCGATGGCCATCCGCGCCCAGGCGGGGCTGGCGGTCGCCGCGACGCGCCCCGACGCCGCGTCGGAGGCGCTGCGCGTGATCGAGGCCGAGGCGTCGCGCGCCCTCACCGAGATGCGCGCCATCGTCCGCGTCCTGCGCGACGACCGGCCCGCGGAGCTGTCGCCCAACCCGACCGTGGCCGACCTGGTACGGCTCGCGGACGGCCACCGGGCCGGTCCGGTGGTCGACGTGCGGGTCGACGGGGACGTCGACGACCTGCCCGCGCCGGTCGGCACCGCCGTCTACCGGCTCGCCCAGGAGTCGGTCACCAACGCCCTCAGGCACGCCCGGCGCGCGACCCGCGTCGAGGTCCGGGTCACCGCCGACGACACCTCGGTGCGCCTGCGCGTGACCGACGACGGCGAGGCCGGGCCCGTGTCGCCGTCGGGTTACGGGCTGCACGGCATGACCGAGCGCGCCGGCCTGCTCGGCGGCACCTGCGAGGCCGGGCCGGGTCCCGGCGGGGGCTGGACCGTGACCGCGGTGCTGCCCCGGGGCGGGGCCGGGCGGTGA
- a CDS encoding tetratricopeptide repeat protein, whose translation MSDESRDAAPELSRYLRSAREVVAREALARGEVTPQGTSTHADATPQGVDATPRGSSATPQGTDTPQVPAPGTAGPRPSPFRDAEDVRTWFAANRDRLLATLREADPGTAADLLADAWPVVPRDTDDAWCRRLYDVGVGLAAVLPESLPLAAALRRGAETLRARGSHRLAVALGVFELAIHRRRDDDPDATAANLADLAATYRAQGLLHEVADCLDEALETYLRHDHPAGVARTLADLGAVLLEAGRLDAALDHLVRADRAFDEAPDPVRHAACRALLGRAWARSGDQAAADRAFNRALGALIGLDDGEARRVRDLVTRLRSLPREEPDEQEPDEQGDLDQPDPEQDPRQQP comes from the coding sequence GTGAGCGACGAGTCACGGGACGCGGCCCCGGAGCTGTCCCGGTACCTGCGGTCCGCGCGGGAGGTGGTGGCGCGGGAGGCGTTGGCGCGTGGTGAGGTGACGCCGCAGGGGACTTCGACGCACGCCGACGCGACACCCCAAGGCGTGGACGCAACGCCTCGGGGTTCGAGCGCAACGCCTCAAGGCACCGACACGCCCCAAGTACCGGCACCCGGCACGGCGGGACCGCGGCCCTCGCCGTTCCGGGACGCCGAGGACGTGCGCACCTGGTTCGCCGCCAACCGGGACCGCCTGCTCGCGACCCTGCGGGAGGCCGACCCGGGCACCGCGGCCGACCTGCTCGCCGACGCGTGGCCCGTGGTGCCGCGGGACACCGACGACGCCTGGTGCCGCCGGCTGTACGACGTGGGCGTCGGCCTCGCCGCCGTGCTGCCCGAGTCGCTTCCGCTCGCGGCGGCACTGCGCCGGGGCGCGGAGACCCTGCGCGCCCGCGGCAGCCATCGGCTCGCCGTCGCGCTGGGCGTCTTCGAGCTGGCGATCCACCGCCGCCGCGACGACGACCCGGACGCCACCGCCGCCAACCTCGCCGACCTCGCGGCCACCTACCGGGCCCAGGGCCTGCTGCACGAGGTCGCCGACTGCCTGGACGAGGCCCTGGAGACCTACCTGCGCCACGACCACCCGGCCGGGGTCGCGCGGACGCTCGCCGACCTGGGCGCGGTGCTGCTGGAGGCCGGTCGGCTGGACGCGGCGCTCGACCACCTGGTCCGGGCGGACCGGGCGTTCGACGAGGCACCGGACCCCGTGCGGCACGCGGCGTGCCGGGCCCTGCTGGGCCGGGCCTGGGCGCGGTCGGGGGACCAGGCCGCGGCGGACCGCGCGTTCAACCGGGCCCTGGGCGCGCTGATCGGGCTGGACGACGGCGAGGCGCGGCGGGTGCGCGACCTGGTCACCCGGCTGCGGTCACTGCCGCGGGAGGAACCGGACGAGCAGGAGCCGGACGAGCAGGGCGACCTGGACCAGCCCGATCCCGAGCAGGACCCACGGCAGCAGCCCTGA
- a CDS encoding NAD(P)-dependent alcohol dehydrogenase, translating into MMKAITQDRYGSPEVLRLSEVDKPAPAGREVLVRVRAASVNARDWHVMRGDPYVARLLMSGMGLTAPKVRIRGTDFAGLVEAVGPGVTRFAPGDEVYGEVNGAFAEYVCAPQEVVAPKPADLTFEQAAALPLAGNTALLGLRDLGRVRPGQRVLVNGASGGVGTFAVQIAKSLGAEVTGVCGERNAELVRSLGAARVVDYRKEDFTRGGARYDVVFDLVGNRSLTDLRRVLAPGGTLLLSGGGVSTGGSLIGPMGLSVRGQVAARFARDHRLLQVIAKPSAENLVALGELVSSGAVTPVVERTYPLSGVPDAIHHVETEHARAKVVITV; encoded by the coding sequence ATGATGAAAGCGATCACCCAGGACAGGTACGGCTCGCCGGAAGTGCTGCGGTTGAGCGAGGTCGACAAGCCCGCGCCGGCGGGGCGGGAGGTGCTGGTGCGGGTGCGCGCCGCGTCGGTGAACGCCCGCGACTGGCACGTCATGCGCGGCGACCCGTACGTCGCGCGCCTCCTGATGTCCGGCATGGGCCTGACCGCGCCCAAGGTCCGAATACGGGGCACCGACTTCGCCGGCCTCGTCGAGGCGGTGGGTCCGGGCGTCACCCGGTTCGCGCCGGGCGACGAGGTGTACGGCGAGGTCAACGGCGCGTTCGCGGAGTACGTGTGCGCCCCGCAGGAGGTGGTCGCGCCCAAGCCCGCGGACCTGACCTTCGAGCAGGCGGCCGCGCTGCCGCTGGCGGGCAACACCGCGCTGCTGGGCTTACGCGACCTGGGCCGGGTGCGGCCGGGGCAGCGGGTCCTGGTCAACGGCGCCTCCGGCGGCGTGGGCACGTTCGCCGTGCAGATCGCGAAGTCGCTCGGCGCCGAGGTGACCGGCGTGTGCGGCGAGCGGAACGCGGAACTGGTGCGGTCGCTGGGCGCGGCCCGCGTCGTCGACTACCGGAAGGAGGACTTCACGCGTGGCGGCGCGCGGTACGACGTGGTGTTCGACCTGGTGGGCAACCGGTCCCTGACCGACCTGCGGCGGGTGTTGGCCCCCGGCGGGACGCTGCTGCTCTCCGGCGGCGGCGTGTCGACGGGCGGGAGCCTCATCGGGCCGATGGGCCTGTCGGTCAGGGGGCAGGTGGCGGCCCGCTTCGCCCGCGACCACCGGTTGCTGCAGGTCATCGCGAAGCCCAGCGCGGAGAACCTGGTGGCGTTGGGCGAACTCGTCTCGTCCGGTGCGGTCACGCCGGTGGTCGAGCGCACCTACCCGCTGAGCGGGGTGCCCGACGCCATCCACCACGTGGAGACCGAGCACGCCCGCGCGAAGGTGGTGATCACCGTGTGA
- a CDS encoding response regulator, which produces MSTRVLVADDQEIVRTGLAMILGAQPGVEVVGEAGDGRRAVELARRLRPDVCLFDVRMPVLDGIEATRALAGPGVADPMAVVVITTFDLDDYVYGALRAGARGFLLKDAGPALLAQAVRAAADGDALIAPSVTARLLAAFADARPDGPPRQPVEPLTAREEQVLAAVARGRTNGEIADQFHITLSTVKSHIAGLMAKLGARNRVEIAMWAYETNRVRNASRP; this is translated from the coding sequence GTGAGCACCCGGGTGCTGGTCGCCGACGACCAGGAGATCGTCCGCACCGGCCTGGCCATGATCCTCGGCGCCCAGCCGGGCGTGGAGGTCGTCGGTGAGGCCGGGGACGGGCGGCGGGCGGTCGAGCTGGCCCGGCGGCTGCGCCCCGACGTGTGCCTGTTCGACGTCCGGATGCCGGTCCTCGACGGCATCGAGGCCACCCGCGCCCTGGCCGGGCCGGGCGTGGCCGACCCCATGGCGGTGGTCGTGATCACCACGTTCGACCTGGACGACTACGTCTACGGCGCGTTGCGGGCGGGTGCGCGGGGGTTCCTGCTCAAGGACGCGGGACCGGCCCTGCTCGCCCAGGCGGTCCGCGCCGCGGCCGACGGCGACGCGCTGATCGCCCCGAGCGTCACCGCGCGGCTGCTCGCGGCGTTCGCCGACGCCCGGCCCGACGGGCCGCCGAGGCAGCCCGTGGAACCGCTGACCGCGCGGGAGGAGCAGGTGCTGGCCGCGGTCGCGCGCGGCCGCACCAACGGCGAGATCGCCGACCAGTTCCACATCACGCTCAGCACGGTCAAGTCGCACATCGCCGGCCTGATGGCGAAGCTGGGCGCCCGGAACCGGGTCGAGATCGCCATGTGGGCCTACGAGACCAACCGCGTGCGCAACGCTTCCCGGCCATAA
- a CDS encoding Fic family protein: MSQPPSGASALPPGQWVPVPDTTGPAGVPRALRREGAYLPPPLPSDLVLPPATYRVCAEAEHALGRLDEAVRRSERGPGLVRATRIRDAVASAGMSGTATTLREAFAAELLSARGAPRRDALGRDLEPYLRAYELGLARVRAGAPADTALVGEMSACMTGRDERGAEDALRRAPGWLGVTPRRAYLLTATGAHLVGALEQWNTWVREEDAQPRVAKAALAHYQLEVLQPFPTANGHVARAFTAVELVRCGLLHDQVLPLSVWLPGALPEYQRRIRAVVDTRLVHPWVEFYAGVIRDQALAQLNLVAALEALAAEHARLLPLKGTRPRVAVDLIDWPVVDHQAICDRYGVTRRAASGYTAELVRKKILVQWKLKGHRSLFVCWKVLRLLSRNPATSAMP, encoded by the coding sequence GTGTCACAACCACCTTCGGGCGCTTCGGCCCTGCCCCCCGGGCAGTGGGTGCCGGTGCCCGACACCACCGGACCGGCCGGCGTGCCGCGGGCGTTGCGCCGCGAGGGCGCCTACCTGCCGCCGCCGCTGCCGTCGGACCTGGTGCTGCCGCCCGCGACCTACCGGGTCTGCGCCGAGGCCGAGCACGCCCTCGGCCGGCTCGACGAGGCGGTCCGCCGGTCCGAGCGGGGGCCGGGCCTGGTCCGCGCCACCCGGATCCGCGACGCGGTGGCGTCGGCGGGCATGTCCGGCACGGCGACGACCCTGCGCGAGGCGTTCGCGGCCGAGCTGTTGTCGGCGAGGGGGGCGCCCAGGCGCGACGCGCTCGGCCGCGACCTGGAGCCCTACCTGCGCGCCTACGAACTCGGGCTGGCCCGGGTCCGCGCGGGCGCCCCCGCGGACACCGCGCTGGTGGGGGAGATGAGCGCGTGCATGACCGGCCGCGACGAGCGCGGCGCCGAGGACGCGCTCCGGCGGGCCCCCGGCTGGCTCGGCGTCACCCCCAGGCGCGCCTACCTGCTCACCGCCACCGGCGCGCACCTGGTCGGGGCGCTGGAGCAGTGGAACACCTGGGTGCGCGAGGAGGACGCGCAACCACGCGTCGCCAAGGCCGCCCTGGCCCACTACCAGCTGGAGGTCCTGCAACCGTTCCCCACGGCCAACGGCCACGTCGCCCGCGCCTTCACCGCGGTCGAGCTGGTGCGGTGCGGCCTGCTGCACGACCAGGTGCTGCCGCTGTCGGTGTGGCTGCCCGGCGCGCTGCCCGAGTACCAGCGGCGGATCCGGGCGGTCGTGGACACCCGCCTGGTCCACCCGTGGGTCGAGTTCTACGCGGGCGTGATCCGCGACCAGGCGCTGGCGCAGCTGAACCTGGTGGCGGCGCTGGAGGCGCTGGCCGCCGAGCACGCCCGCCTGCTGCCCCTCAAGGGCACCCGGCCGCGGGTGGCCGTCGACCTGATCGACTGGCCCGTGGTGGACCACCAGGCGATCTGCGACCGGTACGGGGTGACCCGGCGGGCCGCGTCCGGGTACACCGCCGAGCTGGTGCGCAAGAAGATCCTCGTCCAGTGGAAGCTCAAGGGCCACCGGTCGCTGTTCGTGTGCTGGAAGGTGCTGCGCCTGCTCAGCCGGAACCCCGCCACCAGCGCCATGCCCTGA
- a CDS encoding toxin-antitoxin system HicB family antitoxin has product MDLTPYVDNLRREFAAAAEAGGAEARALAERLVAPLESSVRLTLLEALSAAADEITRDLAPGSVDVRLRGRDPEFVVSAPDDATESHDSATVAPPVVVDEGSVTRINLRLPDQLKQRVEEAASAEGISVNAWLVRAAAAGLTRRPDRPAGRSTGRSATTGHFTGWVR; this is encoded by the coding sequence ATGGACTTGACGCCGTACGTCGACAACCTCCGCCGGGAGTTCGCCGCCGCCGCCGAGGCGGGCGGGGCGGAGGCCCGGGCGTTGGCCGAGCGCCTGGTGGCCCCGCTGGAGTCCTCCGTGCGGTTGACGCTGCTGGAAGCCCTGTCCGCGGCCGCCGACGAGATCACCAGGGACCTGGCGCCGGGCTCGGTGGACGTGCGGCTGCGCGGCCGGGACCCCGAGTTCGTGGTCTCCGCACCCGATGACGCCACCGAGAGCCACGATAGTGCCACGGTGGCACCACCGGTGGTCGTCGACGAGGGCTCGGTCACCCGGATCAACCTGCGCCTGCCCGACCAGCTCAAGCAGCGGGTCGAGGAGGCCGCGAGCGCGGAGGGGATCTCGGTCAACGCGTGGCTCGTCCGCGCCGCGGCGGCCGGGCTGACCCGCCGCCCCGACCGACCCGCGGGCCGGTCCACCGGCCGTTCCGCCACCACCGGCCACTTCACCGGCTGGGTCCGCTAG